The Chaetodon trifascialis isolate fChaTrf1 chromosome 11, fChaTrf1.hap1, whole genome shotgun sequence nucleotide sequence tttgggttttttttcccaccccTGCCACCAAGAGGATATTCAGGAAGTCTCTGATGAAAGGTTGGCCTTAAGTCCTCTTGCAATGCTCCTTTACCTTGTCTGCTTATAGGAGCATGAGCTGATCTCAAAAATAGTAATTAACACTTAATTGGCATGACAGAGTCACACGGATGGGCTCTAAtagaccccccccccttttttgaAACTCACACAAAACTGCAATAATGCAAATCTATCAAGATTTGAagcaaaatgtgtattttttattcttaagCAAATGTTGTGGCCctagctgtttttgttttttttttttctttctcgtCTTTTTTGTTTCCACAATAGTTGAGTGAATTTACTGACCTGCAAGTCTTACAGTCTTTAATGCGTCATTTGACCTGATGTGCAGTCAACAGCTACAAGAGGATCTGAGTGACTCAAGCAGCAGCTTTGTTCTTCTTTGACAACTACTTACACCAAATTGGTCTCCCGGGATGATTCTGCAGTTATAATTCCACGAATTAGTGACAGTTTAGTGTTAATTCAACGTGATGTTTCTCACTTTCTGTAAGTGCGAGTCAACCAAAACTGTCACAGCGCTGATTGGACCTGACGAGTCCCAGCAGGTCTGAATGAGCCTACAATGCCTTTAGCTTAGCAGAACTGACATACAATGACATTATGGGGTGGTTTACTATTTAGTAAATAGGAAAGATGTTCATTTCAatctcctgtgtgttttttgtttctgagtGGAACTGCTGCCTCTACCCTTCACTTACATATCCAGTGAACCCCTTCACTCCCACCCTTGACCACTGAACTCTGTTACTGCTGTTTGAGGCTCACATTTTATTCCCTGACTTTCTGGGGAAATTCGCAAATGGCTATTTTATATGATTACTCCCTTGTAAAATATCTCTTAAATTAAGGTACAGGTTTGATTTCAGCaagaaaaaagaagtttttatatgtatattatACTCCATTAAGGAATGTCTAGAATTATCTTCCTCCAATGTGGATGTAGCCATTATTACGCCATTTTATGACTTTGTAAGAGAATTCACTGTGTGAAAATTGGTTTGCATTTTTGTATAATacaatctgcttttttttttcgtttgaTACGAGAGGGAGGTCAAACTGGAAGtttgaagagagaaaaaaaatgaacctgtgAAATTGAGAAAACAAAGTGTAACTTATGTACAACAGTGATTCTAAGCTGAGGGGGAAAGATTAAATGATATTGCTAACTCAGAACATTTGtgtcattcttttcatttttaacaagtAAATGAGCAATGTTTTGTTCCTGAACTATTTAATGTAAGTAACTTTTGTGTACATTTTTACCACACTATATAGAGTTTGTGGGAAGGCTAATacaataaaccttttttttcagtcagtggGAACAATCTCAAGTCATACCGAGCACTGACCAActgcctctgcctccagctcacatgcatgcatgtttgatCAAATGTCTTCCATAAAGTGCCAAACATATATCAGAACATAACATGACTGGTACATTCGCTAACCGCACTGCCTGGTTTTAAAAGCCAGGAATCAAAATTTGTCCGTCAACATCAAGCAACAGCTTTGACTACACTAACGCACCATTAGCCCTCAGGACACAGtaaaaatatgcattttctgtgtggCTCGCCTGATCCTGCTGATCAGGTTCTGTTCTATGCGGAAATGTTGAAGCTTGCCtttggcaacaaaaacaaatacctAAATCAGCATTTTATCACCTCACTCAAATTGCGGGAGAGAACGCTGCTGCCAGAGTTCTAACAAGAACCAATAGAGCTGATCACATGACTCCTTAAATCTTTACACTTACTGTAGAAGTGCTGCTGCTAGTTCATAAATCACTCAGTAGTCTCAGAGTAAAGTGCATATCTGATCTCTTTGAAGAACATAAACCCAGCAGAGTCCTGTAGGAGTCAGTCAGTTGGTAGTTCCTCCAGGCAGAACCAAACAGGGTGAGTGATGATCTCAAACGCACCCCGACCCTGACTGCTTTCAAATCTACGTCAACACCTCCGCTGTTCTCTGCTTTCCATCGAGTGTTTTCTCTactgcatttttatttcctttgttgcATTCAGGGCAACTTACAACTTCGTACTGTGACTGTATGTCATGTCGTTTCATTTTATTCCAACTTAATTGCTTTTCTTGGCCTCTGTAGAGCACTTTGAATGTGTCTGAAACCTGCTTGCCTGGCCTCCCCTCGACGGTGAGTCACTGGTTGTTTATGTGCATTCTTAAGTTTCTGAGGCTAGTTTCTCACTTGGAGAGACAACCCTGCAGCTTTTTGTCTTCAGTAGGCCTCAGTCTGCACTATTCTCTCTCTTTACTGCAGTGACTGTCAAGTGTGGGGCTGGCAGTCGTGACCTGTACTTCAGCTCTGGCTGGAAGAAGTGACTGCTAGCTGCAACAATCTTCATCTAATTGTTATGAATGAGCCAGCACCAGCCCTGCCTCGAAACACATTATTATGAATGAGCCAGCACCAGCCCTGCctcgaaacacacacacatcatttgagtcagaattgttttattttcttcctaAATGAAAGACAGGCACAACTTATGTCCTTGGTTTAAATCTCCCGGGACAACACGGTGCTCCTCAGGCTTATTGATTTGTGAGCATTAGTGAATTATTTCTGCCTTGTGTTACTCCACATTTGTTGGATCCCACGACACGTGTCGCCCATCATGCAACTTGTTTATAGCCTTcatgtcttcctcctccagctggaaTCCAAACACCTTAAAGAGtgaaaaggaaggagaaaactTCAGTACATCAGTACATAGCAGTATATTGACTGATAATTCTAAGTTCAGAACTGgcataatgtttgtttttttccactcacCTGACAATTTTCTGCGACACGCTCCTTTTTGGTTGACTTTGGTATTGTAATGGCTCCATTCTAAGAGGAATACAGGAATTAAAGACACTGTGGTGACAGAAGTTTgaagtttttttaaatggtGATACTGATATTTTTTTTGAATAAGGCTTTATGTCCTTATTggaaatacatttaatttaagTCCTATTAAATGATTCATTATCTAGAGCTGACGAGATATGGCAATATTAGTCTGACGAAGTAAACTGTTTTATTACCTGAATACTCCAGCGGATGCAGATCTGAGCAGGTGTACGTCCGTACTTCTGTGCCAGCTGGATGATCGTGGGGTTGCTCAGGGCTTGACCCTTGGCCAGAGGGCAGTACCCCTGAAATGCGATATCCTCCTGACGGCAGTACTCCATCAGCTTATTGGGCTGCTGGAAGGGATGGTACTCCACCTGATGGTGGATGATGTTATGAGTTTACATAACAATGCTTCCAACAGCCAGCAGGTTTTGATCGCACTTCTCTCATAACAGGAGTCCCTCCCTTTCTGGACAAGggtcctgtctctctctggacATTTTTGCTCTGCTGTTGCTTTGTGAAATACTTACTTGATTAACATGTGGCACCACATTGCAGTCTTCCTTCAACTGTTCTAGGTGGTGAATCATGAAGTTGCTAACCCCGATAGAGCGACACAAACCTGCAGGAACagagatgttaaaaaaaaaatgcagcatgtgTAATAATTGAAATTTCACAGGTTGAGATGACCACTTACCAccaataaaatcaaaacagataTTTGTACCAACCCTGGTCCAATAGATCAACCACTAATCTCTATCTTTaagttgcattttattatgtttttacCCTTTTCATAAAGTTCTTCCAAAGCTTTCCAGGCCTcagctctctgttctctgttgcAGCGACCGGGCAGCATAGAGCCAGGCCAGTGCAACATGTAGATATCTGATGAGAGAAGTGGGGGCAGGAGCCGACAATAAATAGAAACAAAAGGTATTAATGGTAAAAAGAACATGGTAGTTAATCTCTTGAATATAAAAAGGTGATGCATCCCTTCACTCCTTACCGAGATAGTCCACCCCCATCTGGGAGCAAGATTTCTGAAAGGCCTTCTTGGCAGTTTCATATCCATAGTCCTCCGGCCAGAGTTTATTGGTGATCCACAGGTCACTGCGGGGTACCCCACTGGCTCTGATAACTTCAGCCAGCTCCACCTCAAAGCCATTGTACTTTGACGTGTCAATGAGGCGTATGCCACAGTCTCGGACTGCATGCAGAACAGTGTCTTGACTGAATCCTCCAACTTGGGATGTGCCttagagagaggaaacaaacaaaatatgtgCTATGTTATGCTTCACACCCACCACGCAAAGTCATGAGAGGGTGACGTGTTATATCATCTGCAATTATTTCAACAGAACACACATCTGGCTGCTCACAGTTCCATCAACAGGCATATCCTGACTCATGATGCTTCAAACACACTtttgaaaatatattaaaaaatcttaaaatgataCTTACCAATCCCAAGTATTGGCATTTGCACCCCATTTGAAAGTTCCACTGTGGGACAAGTCCAGCTTTGCTCAGAAGTCATGTTCTCTTGGAAGATTGTATGAACGTCACCAAACTGAGGGCAGAAACCTGCACAAATGGTGATTCGGCTAGGAGCTTCTTCCTCATCACCCTTCTTAAAGGGTTTGGCCCTGCCCTCCTTAAGCTCACATTGTAGTGATTATGCAATTTGACTCCAACTGCCTTTAAGTAGTTTTAAACTTCTGCAATGTACCCCATTGGAGTTATTCCAGTGCAGATGTTTTCTAGTAGTTGCAAATTGTATCTTAATGAACAATTTTCTACTGTGCactttgcagatgttttctTGAAATATGATCATATGGACTCGCAAAGTGCAGAAAATAAGTCGGTCTCAAAGTGCagaattgtttttattgtcaaagTGAAACTTCTTCTATATAAATATTTGATcgaaaaacatttttcatagCTTGCAGTGGCTCAAAATCCTCATTCAAACATTATCTCAGGTGGGTCAAATTGGGCATTCATCATGTGTTTtacaatgttttcattaaaactAAAGACTTTTATTACACTAGCTTTAGGGAATGTTACCCAAAGACTCAAAATCAATGCCAAAATGTATTTAGGGCAAGAATCTTTACATTGGATattagtgtttttttctgtgtcagtgaATAAGACATGGAAATGCAAATGGAAATTCTTCCTTTGGCAAAACGTGTTCCACAGAAACTGGGTGGGGCCCGGGTCAAGGATGCTGGGTTCTTCTCTTTTCATGCAGATAAACCTTTTAAAGTCAATGAATGGGTAAGTTTTTAGTCCCCTCCCCATTAAAATCTTCAGAAAGATTGCCAGCTATTGTCAACAAAACCTCATGCCCTCAGTGTGACAACTGTATAATTATTTCAGCAAAGGCAAATATTCAGTATTTAGACAAAATTTGCTAAAATCATCTTTGCTACGCTAGCAATGATTGTAACATCCATTTGTTCTTGCATTGTCAAAAATAAGTGGAAAAAACTGGCTCCAGGTCAAACACCCTCTGAGTTTTCTCACGCATCATCATTTCATAGCGTTACTCCACATCTGTTGGGTCCCAAGTCACATGTCTGTCATCGTGCAGTCTCGCCAAAGCAGCCATGTCCGACTTGTCCAGCTGGAACCCAAACACCTACGGGATGTGgcggagaaggaggaggaagagggtgacATGAGGAaattataatataaaataaGTGAGAGTTGTCGTCTGAGTGCCTCACTGCCTGCTCTCCTGAGAACTGGTTATTGTCACTCCAGTTCAATCAACTGGATAATCAATAACTAGtttacattaaagctgcagtagaaATTACAATATGTCAATGATTTTTTCATTCTGTGATGGCAAACCTGCAGAATGTCTGCAggcatgcatttgttttcagcttcatttcagGTCTACACTTCATTTCCCCATTTCTTTTTAAGGTATAATGCCATCATGCGTGCTTGATTGTCCAACACAACATCATTGATCTTTCTTAACCTCTCTtgatttttaacagtttttacaAAGGCTAATGTGAAATCACGCATAGTGCTGTGCAATGCATTCCCAACTCACTTGACAGTTTTCTTGTATCCTCTCCTTTTTGGTGGATTTTGGTATCGTGACAACTCCATTCTAAGGGTAAGCAAGTAAACCATGACATTGTGGATATAAACATAGAGACATAGGTGTTTGTTTTAGAGCAATATTTGAACAATGGGACAACCTGAATACTCCAGCGGATGCAGATCTGAGAACATGTGCGTCTGTACTTTTCTGCTATCTGGAGAACCGTTGGCTCGTTGAGGACTTGGCCCTTGGCCAGAGGACTGTAGCCTTCAAACACAATTCCCTCCTGATGACAGTAGTCTACCAGCTGACTGGGCTGCTGGAAAGGATGGTACTCCACCTGAGGGGTTGTAACAATTTTAAGACCTGGATACACGCATTTAATCTAATTCAGgtttttctgaagaaaaaagaagaaaaggtgaCCTGGTTCACATGTGGCACAACACTACAGTCTTCCTTCAACTGCTCCAGGTGGCGAACCAGAAAGTTACTCACTCCAATGGCACGGCACACCCCTACAGTGACACACAGGGATGCTTATGCTCTGTTAAATATCCCCCTCTATCATTACTGTATCACAGTGATACTACTTGAAGTCACTATTTGCATACTTTCCAACGGTTTTGTGATATGACCTTTCATGCTATGTACCGTCTTTATAAAGTTCCTCCAAAGCTCTCCAGGTGTCAGCTCTCATCTCACTGTTGGAGCATCCAGGTTGCAATGAGCCCGGCCAGTGCATCAGGTACAGATCTGAAGAGAGGGGGCAGGTGATGCTTCATTTAAAGACTACAAGAGACATGAAAGACAGCAACCTACAGTACAATGTCAGGGAATAAAGACTGCCATGATCAtaaagaagcaaagaaaaaacattatgtGACATCATCAATCACAACTCATACCCAAATAATCCACCCCCATCTGTGAGCAGGAGTCAAGGCAGGCCTTCTTTGCAGCTTTGTATCCGTAGTCCCCTGGCCACAGCTTATTGGTGAGCCACAGCTCACTTCGGTCTATCCCACTTTCTCTGATAGCTTTACCCAGTTCCTTCTCGCAGCCGTAGCGTTTTGCTGTGTCAATGTGACGCACGCCACACTGAGTGAGCGCATACACAACGGCATCATGAGAGTATCCGCCATTGTGTGACGTGCCTGGTATTGAGAGAGTATCAGACAAAATAGAGGCCATCAaaattcagggttttttttttattatttgttttttttaggcaTATTCATACATGGGTCATTCTTCAACTATGGCCAAATTTGGTCTAAAAAAtttttgaaaatcaaacacatattttaggtaatattttgatatattttgcTTATCCATTATGTGTAGAAATACATTCTGGTAGCTGTTGTGATGTAATTATATAGataatatatattcatatttatatattccATCACAATGAAAAACGTGATGGAAATGACTGTTGTGGAAATGacaatgtgtcacattttttcaaaaatctCATGttgtattagcatgctaatctcTGTTTTAAAGCTGGCattaaatatatacaaaatacacgatgaaatgttattttaatcattatttataAATTCAAAGAAAATATGAGCTGTTCGGAAATGACGACCAATAAACATATTCTTTGTTTGGGAAATATTTACCTTGATTTTTGTCAGCTTTCATATTCTTCCAGGGAGCtagctctgctctcctgccaTGTGCTCTCCTGTGACTGACTGTTACCATGGTTGCAGGTGttcaaaccttaaaaaaaacctccctAAAGTTACATTTTGTGGTGTGTGATGGAAATGACAGTGACCCCAAGGGACAGGTGTTCTTttgataaaaaaagacatttaatacTACTGTGTCTTACAACACATGGtatgtttcattaaaatagGTATTTATGTACCATTTGTCTGTAAAGTTagtttttaaatcaaaatgtaattCAATAGTAAGAGGGATTGAAGGTCAAAAATCTGACCGAGGGACAATCGCACAATAGCACAATCCATACATATAAAACCATGGTTTATGTAGTAAAAATAACACTTGACCTTTAAATTAATTTTTGTATGTTCCTCTTGGTGTCAAGTAactgtgccaaaaaaaaaaaaaaaaaaaaaaaaaaaaaaaatcaagaaatgtgttttgtatctATTATTCCTGCAAAGGACACAAATTCTACCTTAGTTGAAGAATGACCCACATAGTATTGCCAAAGCCCCGTATGAACATATGACATATTCAGAAAACTTAGAAgaaatacatgtgtgtgtaacatTGAGCAATTCAGGAGGAAAAAATGAGGAAGGAGCTTTTAATGCCAAAGCTTATTCTACTTCTTgtgaaaacacaaccaaaatTACAGAAAAAGACAGCATTGACTTCATATGGGTGAATGTTTGTTACTAGTGGACACTGATTTAAATACGCAGTTAACATTTCCAATAGGATTTTCTCCCCAGAATGATCTATTTAAAAAACTATATCATCAAATAGCACGCATGCCATGGCAGATTTAGAACAACTGTAAATCACGATACAGTGTGCTGAGATTTGTATTTGCATTGCTGTCAAAACACACTGGATTTGCCAACGTAAAACGCACCTAATCCAAATATTGGAATCTGCAGACCGTTGGAAAGGGGGACAGTTGGACAATCCAGCAATGTTGCCAAAGACATGGTCCTCTTGGCAGTGCTGAACAACCTGAAATACACAAAAGCGTAATTTTTCGTTTTTATTGTCTTCTTGCTCTGCTGATGTCGGTGCCCGAGCTTGTTGTGACCGTCTGCTCTACTTTAAGACTATCTACAACTTTCCATGGCAATTAATGTTAATAATATGTACCGATGAATCTCTTCAATCTGTGCACCGCTGACGAAACGTACCTGAACTTTGTGAAAGTTGTGAAGTTACAGCGAAAGCTTGTTTTCGCTCTTTTTAAGTGCCACCGCGTTAGCATCTCTGAGCCAGGTGAGATATGCCTCCAACGGAAAATCAAACGACATGACAATCAAACCTATGGGTGGTACGCTTGTCCAGCGAAACAAAGATGGCGTCTGTTTCCAAAAGATACGAAATACGCTCGTGTATGCTGTTGTACGCCATTGCAACGTAGataatacaaacacaaagactcAAATGTATTCCGTTTTGGAAGTAGTTGTCAATTTGAACGCTTTCTCAACAACACAGCTGTTCTTTTTTGAGCTGTGACCCCCACTCATGCTACGTTgcggctaatgttagcatgtcacatCTCTTTGCTTTGAGGCTCTTTGGTTAGAGTCAGCCAACATGGCGACCATGTAACAGAGCAAACGGGCTGTTTGTATGGAATACCAACAAAATGAGGTGAGTTTTGAGTTgcggaaaaaataaaacataacatCTGTTGTTCCAGAGAAATAGCTCTACTGTATGGTAATTCGGTCAACTCTATGTATTGCTTTATATTTAAAGAAATACTACCGGAGTTAAGCATAAAATAATGGTTTCTTACAGCAAGGAAGTTTTTGTGTAAGCTAGCTAGTTAACATTTAATTTGCTTTGCTTAGAGACAGGGTGAGCTATTAAGTTTGTCGTCCAGGGGTCAAATGGTTAGAGAAGGTTCAAATTGTACAGCCTAAAACTATTCTGGGACTCACTTTGTTAATAAAGTCAACCTCATAtaatcagcaacacatttcacctTACATGCATCACTGTTAAAGTGCAGCCGGTTCGGATCATTGACTTTGTCTGATAGGCCCAGTGTGTTCAGGAAACCTTCAGATGAATCCAGTGACTCAAAAATCAAACTTATTTTCCACTTATTTGAGTGTAAAGTCATGCTTCTCTGTCCCATAGCATGTGTTTAATCTAGTTTATGTGGAGTCTGTTTTTAAAGGACATCTTAACTGGGAGGGACAACTGTCCTGCATATCTGTTCATCTCCTTTGATGCAGGGTCCCCAGATGCTGCAGTGGGCTGCGGCGAACCTATTTGGTCTGGCCaatcctgcttctcctcctggtTGGTGCAGCCTTGACagctctgctgccccctgctgagGATCAAGGAGGCCTCGGTGTCCTGGGAGTGATTCGCCGCACAACTCAAAAGGAGTATCCAGCCCAGGCCCACCGTGGCGACAGCGCAGAGGAAGGGCAGAGGTTTACCATCATCATCCAAACATACAACCGCACAGATGTGTTGCTCAAACTCCTAAACCATTACCAGGCAGTGCCTCATCTTCAGCGGATAGTCATTGTCTGGAACAACGTTGGGGAGCAGACGCCCCTGAAGTTATGGAGCTCTTTCGGGCCTCATCCAGTCCCTGTGGTCTTCAAGGAGCAGACAAGCAATCGAATGCGCAACAGGCTGCAACCGTTCCCTGAGATTGATACTGACGGTCAGTTTATCTGGAAGCTTTCATATTGTGTATATCTGTTTTCCTCAGTGGTGTTtgtctgacattttttcttgtgttttttcttagCTGTGCTGATGCTGGATGACGACACCCTGGTCAGTGTTCCTGACATCAGTTTTGCTTTCTCCGTCTGGAAGGTAAAAAGTGCAACGATAATTTGGATGAGAGCGATAAGCGTTCTGTATCTCCGTGATTGGTTTAACTTGATAATTGTgcaattaaaaatgcattatgtGGTGCTTTTAACTGCACCATACACAGTGTGATTGacagttgttttttcttttgttccacaGCAATTTCCGGACCAGATTGTTGGGTTCGTCCCCCGGAAACATGTCTCAACACCAGGAGGAGTGTACAGTTATGGCAGCTTCGAACTACAGGACCCAGAAACAGCTGGAGGTGACAAGTAAGTtgtgcttctctttttttcataaTTTTGCAAAGTTCCACGTGGCCGCTCGTTTGGTTTAGCATTGCTTTGATGagaaaggctgtttttttttaattctgatcCACTCGCTGCAGATACTCTATGGTGTTAATTGGCGCTGCCTTCTTCCACCGCCGCTACCTGCAGCTCTTCCAGGACCAACCCCCAGCAGTGCACGCGCTGGTGGATGAAACACAGAACTGTGATGACATTGCCACAAACTTTGCTGTAGCGCTGTATTTGAGGAAACATTCAAAGTCTATGGGCAGTATTAACAAACCCTCTGGCATCTTTGTCAAACCCGTGGACCTCCGCAACCTGGAAAAGGATGCCAGCAGCGGGTACCAGGGTATGTGGCATCGTCCTGAACACCTCCTTCAGAGGTCCTACTGTCTGAACAGGCTGACACAAATCTATGGCGTCATGCCACTCTGCTTCTCCAACCTGATGGTCTCCCAGTTTGGCTTCCCCAACTATGCCAACCACAAGACTAGAGGCTGAGCAATAACACATCGCTGTCTGTTTTGGACTGAAAGGGGACCACCTCAGGTTGCAGTCtggtaagtgtgtgtttgattaatAACACATCAACTGTCTAGGATTTGGCTGATCACCTGGTGTACAGCCTGTAGGCTCATGTTCATGTTATCCGTGGCTGGAAACAATCATttacctgctctgtgtgttcaggAACACGAACGCAAGCAAATGTTTTGCAGGTTGACAAGTGTAGCTGTGGAAAGTTGattgcaaagaaaacagaagtgatACTGGAGCATCTCAGCAAGGTGAAACATACGAGAGGTGGTTTCTGTGAGAAGATTTAGCTTGTTTGCTTAGCGTTTAccttctcagtgtttttctctttttatttcatgATACTGAACAGTTTCACCACAGCCTCAGCAGCACTACCGTGGACTTTTATCCTTTTCACAACAGCAAGGATTGTTCAAGGATTTTCTTCACAGGGCCTAATCTGATGAACCGTCCATAATCGATGAGGTAATCTGTGTATTGTTGCCAAAGCTGCCTTTCCTTCAGCATGTATAACTCAGTGGCTTGTAGTGCAGGGTGACGGTCTGAGATCTGACTTAGCAGTTTAACTTGTTTGTAACCATGATTCACAGCACCGATGCTGTCTCATTCAGACTTTGCTTTTTACTACATTTGTTCATAGAATGTGtcctttttccaaaataaatatatgttaGAAGATATAGGTATTCTTTGGCCAAAAAGGAATCCCCACCAAAGTGTGAATCAGAGAATAAGATAGAATCATTATTTAAGTCTTATGTACATTTTAACATAGTGGTATTTAACGTACTATGCATGCGTGGACAATCTTTTTTGTTAAGTCTGTAGGACTGTATCATGTGATTCAGGTAAATAAAGCAGTTTTTCTCTGAACAGAATCTGTGCATGAATTTAAAATCATATGATATCAGTTAATGAGAGTTGGGGGCTGAATGTTTGAAGAATCAAGCTTGAGGTTTCCCGACACAGAAGTCAACATCCCTTCAGGGCGAGTCTATCCTGTCTCAGATACTGTCAAGCCAGCGTGGGTCAAGCTCCCTCTGCAACGTTACTAAATGGGTCCCATTTATCAAAACTTGCGTGGTAAATTCTAGTTTCAGTGAGGACTAATCCACCCTTTCATTGAAGAATTCTGAAATTGTGTCAATGAATGAAACTCCCATTTTAATAGCAACATAAGACCAGCCCACAGGACTGAATATTACATTGAATTCAGCAGATTATTAACTTTTTTAACTGTATTAGCACTCATGTAATTGCTTTCAGGAATATGAACAGGAAGAAGCTTACACAACGTCTTCGGGTTATTAAGAGGTAGGAGAGTGATATTTTCTTTTGCTTGAAGGGCGGCAGATGTTATCAGTGTATACAGTAAACATCCGGACTGAAACACCAGGCGTGAGGTCAGAGTCTCTGCATATTAAATCTGCTTCTGCTCATTACTAACCTTGA carries:
- the extl2 gene encoding exostosin-like 2, with the translated sequence MRVPRCCSGLRRTYLVWPILLLLLVGAALTALLPPAEDQGGLGVLGVIRRTTQKEYPAQAHRGDSAEEGQRFTIIIQTYNRTDVLLKLLNHYQAVPHLQRIVIVWNNVGEQTPLKLWSSFGPHPVPVVFKEQTSNRMRNRLQPFPEIDTDAVLMLDDDTLVSVPDISFAFSVWKQFPDQIVGFVPRKHVSTPGGVYSYGSFELQDPETAGGDKYSMVLIGAAFFHRRYLQLFQDQPPAVHALVDETQNCDDIATNFAVALYLRKHSKSMGSINKPSGIFVKPVDLRNLEKDASSGYQGMWHRPEHLLQRSYCLNRLTQIYGVMPLCFSNLMVSQFGFPNYANHKTRG
- the LOC139338487 gene encoding glyoxal reductase-like, translating into MTSEQSWTCPTVELSNGVQMPILGIGTSQVGGFSQDTVLHAVRDCGIRLIDTSKYNGFEVELAEVIRASGVPRSDLWITNKLWPEDYGYETAKKAFQKSCSQMGVDYLDIYMLHWPGSMLPGRCNREQRAEAWKALEELYEKGLCRSIGVSNFMIHHLEQLKEDCNVVPHVNQVEYHPFQQPNKLMEYCRQEDIAFQGYCPLAKGQALSNPTIIQLAQKYGRTPAQICIRWSIQNGAITIPKSTKKERVAENCQVFGFQLEEEDMKAINKLHDGRHVSWDPTNVE
- the LOC139338486 gene encoding glyoxal reductase-like translates to MLTRWHLKRAKTSFRCNFTTFTKFRLFSTAKRTMSLATLLDCPTVPLSNGLQIPIFGLGTSHNGGYSHDAVVYALTQCGVRHIDTAKRYGCEKELGKAIRESGIDRSELWLTNKLWPGDYGYKAAKKACLDSCSQMGVDYLDLYLMHWPGSLQPGCSNSEMRADTWRALEELYKDGVCRAIGVSNFLVRHLEQLKEDCSVVPHVNQVEYHPFQQPSQLVDYCHQEGIVFEGYSPLAKGQVLNEPTVLQIAEKYRRTCSQICIRWSIQNGVVTIPKSTKKERIQENCQVFGFQLDKSDMAALARLHDDRHVTWDPTDVE